One stretch of Planococcus sp. PAMC 21323 DNA includes these proteins:
- a CDS encoding EAL domain-containing protein translates to MNFLPLSYDSGLIVLSMIVVFCSTFITLNISHTLFNAVGTAKIKWILLGAFVMGLGIWSMHFIGMLAVHTPVTVTYSFPLVITSIFPALFASALAFSIVSKVQIRKVQILVGTILITSGFIAMHYIGITSMQTQAMMQYNFSLLGISATIALISSVLIMYFLLNVRNHKGFYWMKTAGAILIAIAISSMHYIGMAAVQFKTPNSSISTTFYSLNNHYVAYIVGIIMVLILLVAILSLYGDNKVKLLAEEYNRQFDSLIETATDGIVVTNDKGIITQWNYGAETLFGYQKSEIMNQHVQTILPDAQPSSCRKELASMVGKIREFKGFKKDGNHFPVELSTGYWETPRGDYHSFIIRDITSRKNNEEKISNLVYLDSLTGLPNRRLYNNRLESTIDQAINNNTVLSVLYLDLDQFKLVNDMYGHQTGDQLLKEVSQRIISCMDKADTLARLGGDEFILLLPNSNYTKAEALARNILDVLNHAFLLKNEEVFITPSIGASLFPTDGTDSETLIKNADIAMYRVKEEGKNNFQFFTSEMNDLISRKSKIAISIRKGLELGEFSVHYQPQIDIETEKIIGVEALVRWNHAKLGPISPGEFIPIAEENGMILHIGEFVLRTACQQTKDWQDAGVEHFRVAVNISAKQFSQGNISEVITSALEDANLAPEYLELELTESMIQGATSAISKMQDLKAMGIHLSIDDFGTGYSSLSYLKLFPIDSLKIDQYFTRNINKDPKDAALVDTIIQMARNLGLNVIAEGVETIEQLTYLKAKRCHQAQGYYFQKPLLPEKIKELYMKI, encoded by the coding sequence TTGAATTTTTTACCATTATCCTATGACTCTGGATTAATCGTCCTTTCGATGATTGTTGTTTTTTGCTCTACTTTTATAACATTAAATATTAGTCACACCTTGTTTAACGCAGTTGGCACAGCAAAGATTAAATGGATCTTACTAGGCGCGTTTGTTATGGGTCTTGGTATTTGGTCTATGCACTTTATTGGCATGCTAGCTGTTCATACGCCAGTAACAGTGACTTATAGTTTTCCACTTGTAATCACGTCAATTTTCCCAGCTTTGTTTGCAAGTGCGCTAGCTTTTTCTATCGTAAGTAAGGTACAAATTCGTAAAGTACAAATACTCGTTGGAACTATTCTTATAACATCGGGCTTTATCGCCATGCATTATATCGGGATAACCTCAATGCAGACACAAGCAATGATGCAGTATAATTTCTCGCTATTGGGAATCTCTGCGACAATTGCACTCATTTCTTCAGTTCTGATCATGTACTTTTTATTGAATGTAAGAAATCATAAAGGCTTTTATTGGATGAAGACAGCTGGAGCTATCCTTATAGCAATCGCTATTTCAAGTATGCACTATATTGGCATGGCTGCTGTACAGTTTAAAACGCCTAATTCCTCTATTTCAACAACATTTTATTCGCTTAACAATCATTATGTAGCGTACATAGTAGGAATCATCATGGTGTTAATTTTACTTGTAGCAATACTTAGTTTGTATGGTGACAATAAAGTGAAATTACTAGCCGAGGAATACAATCGTCAATTTGATTCTCTCATTGAAACTGCGACAGACGGTATTGTTGTAACAAATGATAAAGGAATTATTACACAATGGAATTACGGCGCTGAGACACTTTTCGGCTATCAAAAAAGCGAAATTATGAACCAACATGTTCAGACGATTTTACCAGATGCTCAACCTTCATCCTGTCGGAAAGAGCTTGCTTCCATGGTTGGTAAAATTCGTGAATTCAAAGGTTTTAAAAAAGACGGAAACCATTTTCCAGTTGAGTTATCGACAGGGTATTGGGAAACTCCGCGAGGCGATTATCACAGTTTTATTATCCGAGACATTACTAGCAGAAAAAATAACGAAGAAAAAATTAGTAACTTAGTTTACTTGGACTCGCTGACAGGTTTACCAAATCGTCGTTTGTATAATAATCGACTCGAATCTACAATTGACCAAGCAATTAATAACAATACAGTTCTCTCAGTCTTGTATTTAGACCTTGATCAATTCAAGCTTGTAAATGATATGTATGGGCATCAAACCGGTGATCAGCTATTAAAAGAAGTGTCTCAGCGGATTATATCGTGTATGGATAAAGCGGATACATTAGCAAGACTCGGTGGCGATGAATTTATATTGTTGCTACCAAATAGCAATTACACAAAAGCAGAAGCTCTTGCTCGAAATATTTTAGACGTGCTTAATCATGCTTTTTTACTAAAAAACGAAGAAGTGTTTATTACACCGTCAATCGGTGCCAGCTTGTTCCCCACAGATGGTACCGATTCTGAAACTTTGATTAAAAATGCTGATATTGCGATGTATCGTGTAAAAGAAGAAGGGAAAAACAATTTCCAGTTTTTCACTTCTGAAATGAATGACCTTATTTCTCGCAAATCTAAAATCGCCATTAGTATTCGTAAAGGCTTAGAGCTTGGTGAATTCTCGGTTCACTATCAGCCACAAATCGATATTGAAACAGAAAAAATTATTGGCGTAGAAGCATTGGTTCGATGGAATCATGCCAAACTAGGACCGATATCGCCTGGTGAATTTATTCCAATTGCAGAAGAAAATGGCATGATTTTGCATATCGGCGAGTTTGTTCTTCGCACCGCTTGCCAACAAACGAAAGATTGGCAAGACGCTGGCGTTGAACATTTCCGAGTTGCCGTTAACATTTCAGCGAAACAATTTTCGCAAGGTAATATTTCAGAAGTCATTACTTCCGCTTTAGAAGACGCCAATTTAGCACCTGAGTATCTTGAACTCGAATTAACCGAAAGCATGATTCAAGGAGCTACGTCTGCTATTTCTAAAATGCAGGATTTAAAAGCAATGGGCATCCATTTATCGATAGATGATTTTGGTACGGGGTATTCATCTTTAAGCTATTTAAAGCTATTCCCAATTGATAGCTTGAAAATTGATCAGTATTTCACGCGCAATATTAACAAAGATCCAAAAGATGCAGCATTAGTCGATACCATCATTCAAATGGCGCGTAATTTAGGTTTAAACGTCATCGCAGAAGGTGTAGAAACGATCGAGCAACTGACATATTTAAAAGCAAAGCGCTGTCATCAAGCGCAAGGCTATTATTTCCAAAAACCCTTATTGCCTGAAAAAATTAAGGAACTGTATATGAAAATTTAA
- a CDS encoding N(5)-(carboxyethyl)ornithine synthase gives MRTRRYIISLLGGFIIHTIGFVISHKNNEKRRALLPKDMPNIKNIEQLFFEVGYGEALGYADAEYEVSGAQFVSRDEVLKCDAIVDVKLGNADYFDQLTPGKLLIGWAHAVQDIAFTDSVLAGDHTVVAWEEMFEDGRYIFYRNREVAGEAAVLQAYQYTGKMPYETKVAVLGNGHTTKGVLRILHGLGADVDVYGRKLESLFMKNMHNYDVLVNCVMWDTTRTDRIIYKEDLKRLKKGAMIIDVSCDPNMEIETSRPSTIDDPVYTVDGIIHYTVDNTPAMFPHTVTKVLSEGFSPMVDHFVEGNWTDMIRNSVVIENGHILDHHIKEFREARNLLVK, from the coding sequence ATGCGGACCAGGCGTTACATTATTTCATTACTTGGAGGTTTTATTATTCACACGATAGGATTTGTAATTAGTCATAAAAACAATGAAAAAAGAAGAGCGCTTTTGCCAAAGGATATGCCGAATATCAAAAACATTGAACAATTGTTTTTTGAAGTGGGCTATGGCGAAGCACTTGGTTATGCAGATGCAGAATATGAAGTGTCTGGTGCACAATTCGTGTCGCGCGATGAAGTGTTGAAATGTGATGCAATTGTTGATGTAAAGTTAGGCAACGCAGATTATTTCGATCAATTGACACCTGGTAAATTATTGATCGGGTGGGCTCACGCAGTTCAAGATATCGCATTTACTGATTCGGTTCTTGCAGGTGATCATACTGTCGTAGCTTGGGAAGAAATGTTCGAAGATGGTCGTTATATCTTTTACCGCAACCGTGAAGTTGCTGGTGAAGCTGCCGTTTTACAAGCGTATCAATATACTGGAAAAATGCCGTATGAAACAAAAGTGGCGGTTCTTGGAAACGGTCACACTACAAAAGGTGTACTTCGTATTCTTCACGGCCTAGGTGCAGATGTGGATGTTTACGGACGTAAATTAGAGTCGTTATTCATGAAAAATATGCATAATTACGATGTACTTGTAAACTGTGTGATGTGGGATACGACCCGAACAGACCGCATCATCTACAAAGAAGATTTAAAACGCTTGAAAAAAGGCGCGATGATTATAGATGTAAGTTGTGACCCGAACATGGAAATTGAGACGTCACGTCCATCAACAATCGATGATCCTGTTTATACAGTAGATGGCATTATCCATTACACTGTAGACAACACGCCTGCAATGTTCCCGCACACGGTGACTAAAGTTTTAAGCGAAGGATTTTCGCCAATGGTTGATCATTTTGTAGAAGGCAATTGGACGGACATGATTCGTAATTCTGTAGTCATCGAGAACGGTCATATCCTTGATCATCACATTAAAGAGTTTAGAGAAGCAAGAAATCTATTAGTAAAGTAA
- a CDS encoding SGNH/GDSL hydrolase family protein — protein MLKKLIYLLIIALIFIVVSGERNLNNIQLGEENTFLTQKAESQTLSGSFSEKLKSGKPVKIVFLGDYVTSADSLPDGSLNHIALLEDWFDEDYPDQVTTINAGMNANTTAHMKERIEKDVIRHKPDLVVISAGLNDALGAWKIPVKEYTTNYQAIVDTIVASADSEVLIRTPNPTTSPEENMIMGPYMNASRKLAEQDEVYLFDFYQVMAADVHSRNISQLDLMQNKLLPNIKGQAYLAEQFKTYLTSELIKP, from the coding sequence ATGTTAAAAAAATTGATCTATCTATTAATAATCGCCCTCATATTTATTGTCGTTTCAGGAGAACGAAACTTAAACAACATTCAATTAGGAGAAGAAAATACCTTTCTTACTCAAAAAGCCGAATCGCAAACCTTAAGTGGTAGTTTTTCAGAAAAGCTGAAATCTGGTAAGCCTGTGAAAATCGTATTTTTGGGAGACTATGTAACATCTGCCGATTCGCTACCTGATGGTAGTTTAAATCATATCGCTCTGCTAGAGGATTGGTTTGATGAAGACTATCCTGATCAAGTAACAACGATTAATGCCGGCATGAATGCCAATACCACTGCTCATATGAAAGAACGAATCGAAAAAGATGTGATTCGTCACAAACCTGATTTAGTCGTAATTTCAGCCGGTTTAAATGATGCATTAGGTGCTTGGAAAATTCCAGTAAAAGAGTACACGACCAATTATCAAGCAATTGTCGATACAATCGTTGCTTCAGCTGATAGCGAAGTGCTAATTCGCACGCCCAATCCAACGACTTCCCCTGAAGAAAACATGATTATGGGACCATATATGAATGCTAGTCGTAAACTGGCTGAACAAGACGAGGTTTATTTATTTGATTTTTATCAAGTGATGGCAGCCGATGTACATTCCAGAAACATTTCTCAACTAGATTTGATGCAAAACAAATTGCTTCCAAACATTAAAGGTCAAGCTTACCTGGCAGAACAATTTAAAACTTATTTGACTTCAGAATTGATTAAACCATAA
- a CDS encoding peptidoglycan bridge formation glycyltransferase FemA/FemB family protein, with protein MDLREEAFYDITTPYGYGGPRISDCKEGAKAELVAAFHHAFEEYCLQENIISEFVRFHPLFTNAQDFESCYELTFRRYTTGTNLKDFDDPIKSEFSRSKQKSVQKALKAGVEYRVIVNPPDLKEFKHLYYETMNRRGAASVYYFDDAYFDGLLKSFGPSIVVVEVVYEGKIIASGLNFAYGKFIHIHLSGTLQEYQDLSSAFVMRYALVLWGKEHGMELIHEGGGLTGKPDDPLYLFKKQFGKNTEFSFYVSYKVWNQKVYDLLCDSVGVDKEHASFPAYRSAPLKLVKE; from the coding sequence ATGGATCTGAGAGAAGAAGCTTTCTACGATATTACAACTCCATACGGATATGGAGGCCCACGCATTAGTGACTGTAAGGAGGGGGCTAAAGCAGAACTTGTTGCAGCTTTTCATCATGCATTTGAAGAATATTGTCTACAAGAGAATATTATTAGCGAGTTTGTGCGTTTTCATCCATTGTTTACAAACGCACAAGACTTTGAAAGCTGTTATGAATTGACATTCCGTCGGTATACGACAGGAACAAACTTGAAAGATTTTGACGATCCCATTAAATCCGAATTCTCTAGATCAAAACAGAAAAGTGTTCAAAAAGCGTTAAAAGCGGGTGTTGAGTATCGTGTAATTGTTAATCCACCAGATTTAAAAGAATTTAAACACCTATATTACGAAACGATGAACAGAAGAGGTGCGGCATCTGTTTACTATTTCGATGATGCATATTTCGATGGGCTCCTAAAATCTTTTGGTCCGAGTATTGTAGTTGTAGAAGTGGTATATGAAGGAAAAATAATTGCGAGTGGATTAAACTTTGCTTATGGGAAGTTTATTCATATTCATTTGTCTGGAACGTTACAGGAATATCAAGATTTGTCGTCGGCTTTTGTTATGCGATATGCTTTAGTATTATGGGGAAAAGAACACGGAATGGAGCTTATCCATGAAGGTGGAGGTTTAACGGGTAAGCCAGATGATCCTTTGTATCTTTTCAAAAAACAATTTGGAAAAAATACCGAGTTTTCGTTTTATGTAAGTTATAAAGTTTGGAATCAAAAAGTATACGACCTGTTATGCGACAGTGTCGGTGTCGATAAAGAACACGCTTCTTTTCCAGCCTATCGTTCAGCGCCTTTAAAATTAGTGAAAGAGTAA
- a CDS encoding cation:proton antiporter produces MSVGLVTILLCIGYLVFTIDKKQENFPVPVVLVLIGIGLSFIPYFTGITVTETLIYDVFLPGLLFVSAYQFSAKALRKNAGIIGLLSTIGLGLTVVLVGLTVYWIGGWFFSISLAGAFVVAAILAPTDPASVVAILKKSSPDQNIADIVDGESMINDGTSIVLFSVLSAIYLQSESLDVFAALGEFLYVSLGGAILGIAVGWLLSKAVHFTHHKDYQVMLSIVLAYGVFQLAESVGFSGVLATVFAGVMLSWEFSHTNKEDHYRESLSGFWSVVEPSLLALLFLLIGIEATKYLSLENWLLAALILFASIAVRFVVVGSSFKLLAGKKHHAIWKKALLISWSGIRGSMSVFLLLQLGAMAGGDAASELIALSFSVVILSLIIQSLGIHPLAKLLESK; encoded by the coding sequence TTGTCAGTCGGACTCGTGACCATCTTATTGTGCATTGGTTATTTAGTGTTTACCATCGATAAAAAACAAGAAAATTTCCCAGTACCGGTCGTACTCGTGTTAATTGGTATCGGTTTATCTTTTATCCCATACTTTACAGGCATAACGGTTACAGAGACCTTAATTTATGATGTTTTTTTACCGGGCTTACTATTTGTTTCTGCGTATCAATTTTCAGCAAAAGCTTTACGAAAAAATGCGGGCATTATTGGACTACTGAGTACTATTGGGCTCGGTCTAACGGTTGTCCTTGTAGGGCTGACTGTTTATTGGATAGGGGGTTGGTTTTTTTCGATTTCTCTTGCAGGTGCTTTTGTTGTCGCAGCAATTTTGGCACCGACCGATCCAGCTTCTGTTGTAGCGATTTTAAAAAAATCTTCACCTGATCAAAACATAGCAGACATTGTGGACGGAGAATCGATGATTAATGACGGAACGAGCATTGTGTTGTTTAGTGTATTATCAGCGATTTATTTACAATCCGAATCGCTCGATGTATTTGCTGCATTAGGTGAGTTTCTTTATGTTTCTTTAGGCGGCGCGATTCTTGGTATTGCTGTCGGTTGGCTTTTAAGTAAAGCAGTTCACTTTACACACCATAAAGACTATCAAGTCATGCTCAGTATTGTCCTCGCTTACGGCGTATTTCAACTGGCTGAGAGTGTCGGGTTTTCAGGTGTTCTCGCAACTGTTTTTGCAGGGGTCATGTTGTCGTGGGAGTTTTCTCATACCAATAAAGAAGATCATTACCGCGAGTCATTATCGGGGTTTTGGAGTGTTGTCGAACCTTCATTGCTAGCATTACTCTTTTTATTAATTGGCATCGAAGCGACAAAATACTTGTCACTGGAAAATTGGCTGCTGGCAGCATTGATATTGTTTGCGAGTATTGCCGTTCGATTCGTTGTAGTAGGAAGTAGTTTTAAATTATTAGCAGGAAAGAAACATCATGCAATTTGGAAAAAAGCATTGCTCATTTCATGGTCGGGTATTCGAGGTTCTATGTCTGTGTTTTTACTATTGCAACTTGGAGCAATGGCCGGTGGTGATGCGGCGAGTGAACTCATTGCGCTCAGCTTTTCTGTAGTGATATTGTCATTAATCATTCAAAGTCTTGGCATTCATCCTTTAGCGAAATTACTAGAGAGCAAATAA
- a CDS encoding helix-turn-helix domain-containing protein, translating into MDKIGKQIKNLREERQVSTDELAAELGIAKSVIWGYESGKKQVSVSHLKLLADYFNVTVDFLLERNQHANILDSIQLADLNSVNFVVDDHPLSGEELEEMKSYLQVKRRLREDGMLQEEQRAE; encoded by the coding sequence ATGGATAAAATAGGTAAGCAAATAAAAAACTTGAGAGAAGAGCGACAAGTGAGTACAGATGAGCTAGCGGCAGAATTAGGAATTGCCAAGTCGGTAATTTGGGGTTATGAAAGTGGCAAAAAGCAAGTGAGCGTATCTCATTTAAAATTGCTGGCGGATTATTTTAACGTTACTGTAGACTTTTTATTAGAACGCAATCAACACGCAAACATACTTGACTCTATACAACTAGCAGATTTAAATTCGGTTAATTTCGTAGTAGATGATCATCCTTTAAGCGGAGAAGAGTTGGAAGAGATGAAATCTTACTTACAAGTTAAACGCCGTTTAAGAGAAGATGGTATGCTACAAGAAGAACAAAGGGCAGAATAA
- a CDS encoding ABC transporter ATP-binding protein encodes MILELEGVTRRRDDKMLLDGVDWQVRKGEHWVLYGLNGAGKTSLLSLINAYFFPTTGKVTVLGMEFGKTYLAEKLRSQIGFVSSSIQQKLPPQDNAYEVVLSGAYASLGLHQETTEEIDQKGVEILRELGCLEYANRNYHTLSQGEKQRVLIGRALMADPALLILDEPTSGLDFIAREELLESIAIIAEKPGGPTIIYVTHHIEEILPEFNKTLLLKDGKVFAAGDTEKLINSEQLSKFFGMPVTIVWNNERPLLSKKAL; translated from the coding sequence ATGATTTTAGAACTTGAAGGTGTTACACGTAGAAGAGACGACAAAATGTTACTAGACGGCGTCGATTGGCAAGTTCGAAAAGGAGAGCATTGGGTATTGTACGGCTTGAACGGAGCGGGAAAAACCTCGTTGCTCAGTTTGATCAATGCTTACTTTTTCCCGACAACAGGAAAGGTAACGGTACTCGGCATGGAGTTTGGCAAAACATATTTAGCGGAGAAGCTACGAAGCCAAATTGGTTTTGTGTCGTCATCAATTCAGCAAAAACTGCCGCCGCAGGACAATGCATATGAAGTGGTATTGAGCGGAGCTTATGCTTCTCTCGGTTTGCATCAAGAAACTACTGAAGAAATTGATCAAAAAGGCGTTGAGATTCTTCGCGAACTTGGTTGTCTTGAATACGCCAATCGGAACTACCATACTTTGTCGCAAGGCGAAAAACAACGCGTGTTAATAGGACGCGCATTAATGGCAGACCCGGCATTACTCATTCTGGATGAACCCACATCAGGACTCGACTTTATTGCCCGCGAAGAACTGCTTGAATCGATTGCCATTATAGCTGAAAAGCCAGGCGGACCAACAATTATTTATGTCACGCATCATATTGAAGAAATTTTGCCCGAGTTTAATAAAACCTTGTTGCTAAAAGATGGAAAAGTTTTTGCGGCTGGGGATACAGAAAAATTAATCAACAGCGAGCAGCTTTCTAAGTTTTTCGGCATGCCAGTAACAATTGTTTGGAATAATGAGCGACCATTGTTGTCGAAAAAAGCTCTGTAA
- the galU gene encoding UTP--glucose-1-phosphate uridylyltransferase GalU, translating into MRVKKAIIPAAGLGTRFLPATKAMPKEMLPIVDKPTIQYIVEEAIASGIEDIIIVTGKGKRAIEDHFDHAFELEDNLLKKGKTDMLDSVLETSNVEIHYIRQKEPLGLGHAIWSARRFIGNEPFAVLLGDDIVENEEPCLAQLMKQNESTGKSVIGVKQVPEDETHRYGIINPISIDGKLIKVDNFVEKPSPGTAPSNYAIMGRYILTPEIFEYLGQHELGAGGEIQLTDAIQKLNEVQEVYAYEFDGRRFDVGEKFGFIETTIEFALKRPELRERLLQLFDDKLKESYIDKN; encoded by the coding sequence ATGCGCGTGAAAAAAGCAATAATTCCTGCTGCAGGTCTTGGAACACGATTTCTTCCAGCAACAAAAGCTATGCCAAAAGAAATGTTGCCCATCGTTGATAAGCCGACAATCCAGTACATAGTTGAAGAAGCGATTGCTTCGGGTATTGAAGATATTATTATTGTTACCGGTAAAGGTAAACGTGCCATCGAAGATCATTTTGACCATGCTTTCGAATTAGAAGATAATTTGTTGAAAAAAGGAAAGACAGATATGCTAGATTCTGTCTTAGAAACTTCGAATGTGGAAATTCATTATATTCGTCAAAAAGAACCACTTGGTCTTGGGCATGCAATTTGGTCGGCGCGCCGCTTTATCGGTAATGAACCTTTTGCCGTCTTATTGGGCGATGATATTGTAGAAAACGAAGAGCCTTGCTTAGCACAATTAATGAAACAAAACGAGTCGACCGGTAAAAGTGTCATCGGCGTAAAACAAGTTCCAGAAGATGAGACCCATCGATATGGTATTATCAATCCGATTTCAATCGACGGAAAATTGATCAAAGTTGATAATTTTGTTGAGAAACCTTCACCAGGAACCGCACCTTCAAATTATGCGATCATGGGGCGTTACATTTTAACTCCTGAAATTTTTGAGTATCTTGGACAACATGAACTTGGTGCCGGTGGCGAAATTCAATTGACCGATGCTATCCAAAAACTCAATGAAGTTCAAGAAGTTTATGCTTACGAATTTGATGGACGCCGCTTTGATGTGGGTGAGAAATTTGGCTTTATTGAGACGACGATTGAATTTGCTTTAAAACGTCCTGAATTGCGAGAGCGTTTATTACAGTTGTTTGATGACAAGTTAAAAGAATCTTATATTGATAAAAATTAA
- a CDS encoding polysaccharide deacetylase family protein: MRFILEYYGFKMGWIEDSTSPPKVLAAVTDNQAVDIPVLMYHILIPGRNDSISVDPVRFKEQMLALKLSGYTTITEQQLLAHLENDVQLPEKPILITFDDGYMSNYTIAFPILKELNMKASVYVIASRIFETNGVTPGEYEKFSWQQAREMVGTISIQSHTWDSHSKKPDSHYQSRGLITTRLFKENKLETQQEFEERTFKDLFTAKNTIEENVGTEVIAISYPYGEYTDDTIRLAKKAGYKMAFTINSGTNDRNSSLFKLKRFTADGMYSGQELIQLIESK; encoded by the coding sequence ATGCGTTTTATTTTAGAGTACTACGGGTTTAAAATGGGATGGATTGAAGATTCCACCAGCCCACCTAAAGTGTTAGCAGCAGTAACTGACAATCAAGCTGTAGATATTCCTGTGTTGATGTATCATATTTTAATACCAGGTCGAAATGACTCGATTAGTGTAGATCCTGTCCGTTTTAAAGAACAAATGCTTGCTCTAAAGTTATCTGGCTACACGACGATTACAGAACAACAATTGCTCGCTCACCTAGAAAACGATGTACAGCTACCAGAAAAACCAATATTAATTACATTTGACGACGGTTATATGAGTAATTACACAATAGCTTTTCCCATACTAAAAGAACTGAACATGAAAGCGAGTGTTTATGTCATTGCTAGTCGTATTTTTGAAACCAATGGAGTTACTCCTGGCGAATACGAAAAGTTCTCCTGGCAACAAGCTAGAGAAATGGTCGGAACAATAAGCATTCAAAGTCATACGTGGGATTCTCATTCTAAAAAACCCGACTCTCACTATCAAAGTCGAGGATTGATTACAACCCGATTGTTTAAAGAAAACAAACTAGAAACACAGCAAGAGTTTGAAGAACGTACGTTTAAGGATTTATTTACAGCTAAAAATACCATTGAAGAAAATGTCGGTACCGAAGTTATTGCAATTAGCTATCCCTATGGCGAATATACGGATGATACAATCCGTTTAGCAAAAAAAGCAGGCTACAAAATGGCTTTCACCATAAATAGCGGGACTAATGACCGAAATTCATCTTTATTTAAATTAAAACGATTTACCGCTGACGGTATGTATTCAGGTCAGGAATTGATCCAACTAATCGAATCCAAATAA